One genomic segment of Streptomyces niveus includes these proteins:
- the rsmI gene encoding 16S rRNA (cytidine(1402)-2'-O)-methyltransferase, with the protein MTTVPSRGTAPAAPTGVLVLAGTPIGDTSDAPPRLASELATADVVAAEDTRRLRRLTQALGVQTTGRVVSYFEGNESARTPELVEALAGGARVLLVTDAGMPSVSDPGYRLVAAAVERDIKVTAVPGPSAVLTALALSGLPVDRFCFEGFLPRKAGERLGKLREVADERRTLVYFEAPHRLDDTLAAMAEVFGPERRAAVCRELTKTYEEVKRGGLGELAEWAAEGVRGEITVVVEGAPESEPVTDPVELVRRVRVREEAGERRKEAIAAVASEAGVPKRDVFDAVVAAKNAAVRSPRDGKGLS; encoded by the coding sequence GTGACTACTGTGCCCTCCCGGGGAACGGCCCCCGCAGCCCCGACCGGCGTCCTCGTCCTCGCCGGGACCCCCATCGGCGACACCTCCGACGCCCCGCCGCGCCTCGCCTCCGAGCTGGCGACCGCGGACGTCGTCGCCGCCGAGGACACCCGGCGGCTGCGCCGGCTCACCCAGGCGCTCGGCGTGCAGACGACGGGCCGGGTGGTGTCGTACTTCGAGGGCAACGAGAGCGCCCGTACGCCCGAACTCGTCGAGGCGCTGGCCGGCGGCGCCCGCGTGCTGCTCGTCACGGACGCGGGGATGCCGTCGGTCTCCGACCCCGGTTACCGGCTCGTGGCCGCGGCGGTCGAACGCGACATCAAGGTGACCGCGGTGCCCGGCCCCTCCGCCGTGCTGACCGCGCTGGCGCTATCCGGGCTGCCCGTCGACCGCTTCTGCTTCGAGGGGTTCCTGCCCCGCAAGGCGGGCGAGCGGCTGGGGAAGCTCCGTGAGGTCGCCGACGAGCGCCGCACCCTCGTCTACTTCGAGGCACCGCACCGGCTCGACGACACCCTCGCGGCGATGGCGGAGGTCTTCGGCCCCGAACGCCGGGCCGCCGTCTGCCGCGAGCTGACGAAGACGTACGAAGAGGTCAAGCGCGGCGGTCTCGGTGAACTCGCCGAATGGGCGGCCGAAGGCGTACGGGGCGAGATCACCGTCGTCGTGGAGGGGGCCCCCGAGAGCGAGCCCGTGACCGACCCCGTGGAACTGGTGCGCAGGGTACGGGTGCGGGAGGAGGCGGGGGAGCGGCGGAAGGAGGCCATCGCCGCGGTCGCCTCGGAAGCGGGGGTGCCCAAACGCGACGTGTTCGATGCGGTCGTGGCGGCAAAGAATGCGGCCGTGAGAAGCCCCCGTGACGGTAAAGGACTATCTTGA
- a CDS encoding TatD family hydrolase: MSPKSANSTKGATRAEEAPPAPQPLRVPVADSHTHLDMQSGTVEDALAKAASVGVPVVVQVGCDVKGSRWAADTAAAHESVHAAVALHPNEAPRIVHGDPDGWSRQGVREAGGDAALDDALAEIDRLAALPQVKAVGETGLDFFRTGPDGMAAQERSFRAHIEIAKRHGKALVIHDREAHADVLRVLADEGAPERTVFHCYSGDAEMAEICAAAGYFMSFAGNVTFKNARPLREALAVAPSELVLVETDAPFLTPVPYRGRPNAPYLIPVTVRAMAEVRGIGEDEMAAAISANTACAFGY; the protein is encoded by the coding sequence ATGAGCCCGAAGAGCGCCAACAGCACGAAAGGCGCCACACGCGCCGAGGAAGCGCCGCCGGCCCCGCAACCGCTGCGGGTACCGGTCGCCGATTCGCACACCCACCTGGACATGCAGAGCGGCACCGTCGAGGACGCGCTCGCCAAGGCGGCCTCCGTAGGAGTGCCGGTCGTCGTCCAGGTGGGTTGCGACGTGAAGGGGTCCCGCTGGGCGGCCGACACCGCCGCGGCGCACGAGTCCGTGCACGCGGCGGTTGCGCTGCATCCCAACGAGGCGCCGCGCATCGTGCACGGAGACCCCGACGGCTGGTCGCGCCAGGGCGTGCGCGAGGCGGGCGGGGACGCGGCCCTGGACGACGCGCTCGCCGAGATCGACCGGCTGGCCGCGCTTCCCCAGGTGAAGGCCGTCGGCGAGACGGGGCTCGACTTCTTCCGTACGGGGCCGGACGGCATGGCCGCGCAGGAACGCTCGTTCCGCGCGCACATCGAGATCGCCAAACGCCACGGAAAAGCACTCGTGATCCACGATCGCGAGGCGCACGCCGACGTGTTGCGCGTCCTGGCCGACGAAGGCGCGCCGGAACGGACCGTTTTCCACTGCTATTCGGGCGACGCGGAAATGGCCGAAATCTGTGCCGCCGCAGGCTACTTCATGTCCTTCGCGGGAAATGTGACGTTCAAGAACGCGCGTCCGCTGCGCGAGGCGTTGGCCGTCGCGCCGTCCGAACTCGTTCTGGTCGAGACGGACGCGCCTTTTCTGACGCCCGTTCCGTACCGTGGACGACCCAATGCGCCGTATTTGATTCCGGTCACGGTGCGCGCGATGGCGGAGGTGCGCGGGATCGGCGAGGACGAGATGGCGGCGGCGATTTCGGCCAACACGGCGTGCGCTTTCGGTTACTGA
- a CDS encoding resuscitation-promoting factor produces MSNAQGSHRAGRYEYEQGYGHTYEYGHTYGTEYAGGVDVVAWPHPEPAPTVPYFDPTDAFLPHQPQPPAADPMPDPVPALAPDPVPGAVRASRRRIVPQALVVAFLAGGTSAFVASDKEVELSVDGTPRTLHTFADDVDELLADQGVKIGAHDLVAPGRGAELTNGDAVIVRHGRPVMLTLDGRRRQIWTTADTVEGALRQLGVRAEGAFLSVSRSSAIPRSGLALDVLTERTVTFMADGREHTIRTNAATVRDALAGAGLTLHGEDTTSVHPDSFPRDGQTITVMRVTADEMVREEAVPYDVERTPDPSLFTGTEVVTHRGEVGTRRLTYAVRAVNGVRQKPRKIAEKIVRAPVTERVRVGTKQRPSSVAGADGLDWGALAACESGGRPDAVDPSGTYGGLYQFDSGTWRSLGGSGRPQDASASEQTFRAKKLYVQRGASPWPHCGRRLHG; encoded by the coding sequence GTGAGCAATGCGCAGGGCAGTCACCGTGCCGGACGGTACGAGTACGAGCAGGGGTACGGGCACACGTACGAGTACGGGCACACGTACGGGACCGAGTACGCGGGAGGCGTCGACGTCGTCGCCTGGCCGCACCCCGAACCGGCGCCCACCGTGCCGTACTTCGACCCCACCGACGCCTTTCTCCCGCACCAGCCCCAGCCACCAGCAGCGGACCCCATGCCGGACCCCGTCCCGGCGCTCGCCCCGGACCCGGTGCCCGGCGCCGTCCGCGCCTCCCGCCGCCGTATCGTCCCGCAGGCCCTCGTCGTCGCCTTCCTGGCCGGCGGCACCTCCGCCTTCGTCGCCAGCGACAAGGAGGTCGAACTCAGCGTCGACGGCACCCCGCGCACGCTCCACACCTTCGCCGACGACGTGGACGAACTCCTCGCCGACCAGGGGGTGAAGATCGGCGCGCACGACCTCGTCGCCCCCGGCCGCGGGGCCGAACTCACCAACGGTGACGCGGTGATTGTCCGCCACGGCCGCCCCGTCATGCTCACCCTCGACGGCCGGCGCCGCCAGATCTGGACGACCGCCGACACCGTCGAGGGCGCGCTGCGTCAGCTCGGCGTACGCGCGGAGGGCGCGTTCCTCTCCGTCTCGCGCTCCTCCGCGATCCCCCGCAGCGGTCTGGCCCTGGACGTCCTGACGGAGCGCACCGTGACGTTCATGGCCGACGGGCGCGAGCACACCATCCGTACGAACGCCGCGACCGTACGTGACGCCCTGGCCGGCGCCGGGCTCACCCTGCACGGCGAGGACACCACCTCGGTGCACCCCGACAGCTTCCCGCGCGACGGCCAGACGATCACCGTGATGCGCGTCACCGCCGACGAGATGGTGCGCGAGGAGGCCGTCCCGTACGACGTCGAACGCACCCCGGACCCCTCGCTCTTCACCGGCACCGAGGTCGTCACGCACCGGGGCGAGGTGGGGACGCGCCGCCTCACGTACGCCGTGCGTGCCGTCAACGGCGTCAGACAGAAGCCCCGCAAGATCGCCGAGAAGATCGTCCGCGCACCCGTCACCGAGCGCGTCAGGGTCGGTACGAAGCAGCGCCCGTCCTCCGTCGCGGGCGCCGACGGCCTCGACTGGGGCGCCCTCGCCGCCTGCGAGTCGGGCGGCCGGCCGGACGCGGTCGACCCCTCGGGGACGTACGGCGGGCTCTACCAGTTCGACTCCGGCACCTGGCGGTCCCTCGGCGGCAGCGGACGCCCGCAGGACGCGTCGGCGAGCGAGCAGACGTTCCGGGCGAAGAAGCTCTATGTCCAAAGGGGGGCGAGTCCGTGGCCGCACTGCGGCCGTAGGCTGCACGGGTGA
- the rsmA gene encoding 16S rRNA (adenine(1518)-N(6)/adenine(1519)-N(6))-dimethyltransferase RsmA, with the protein MSTTEPPDASGVPDVPDVSDALLGPADIRELAAALGVRPTKQRGQNFVIDANTVRRIVRTAGVRPDDVVVEVGPGLGSLTLALLEAAEHVTAVEIDDVLAAALPRTIEARMPARAGHFSLVHSDAMQVRELPGPAPTALVANLPYNVAVPVLLHMLEHFPTIERTLIMVQAEVADRLAAAPGNKVYGVPSVKANWYARVKRAGAIGRNVFWPAPNVDSGLVSLVRRAEPLTTTASRTEVFAVVDAAFAQRRKTLRAALAGWAGSAPAAEAALVAAGISPQARGESLTVEEFARIAESKGAGA; encoded by the coding sequence GTGAGCACCACAGAGCCCCCCGACGCCTCGGGCGTCCCTGACGTCCCCGATGTCTCCGACGCCCTCCTCGGTCCCGCGGACATCCGCGAGCTGGCCGCCGCCCTGGGCGTACGCCCCACGAAGCAGCGCGGCCAGAACTTCGTCATCGACGCCAACACCGTCCGCCGGATCGTCCGCACCGCGGGCGTACGGCCCGACGACGTGGTCGTGGAGGTCGGCCCCGGGCTCGGCTCGCTGACCCTGGCGCTGCTGGAGGCGGCCGAGCATGTGACGGCCGTCGAGATCGACGACGTCCTCGCCGCCGCGCTGCCGCGCACGATCGAGGCCCGGATGCCGGCCCGCGCCGGTCACTTCTCGCTGGTGCACTCGGACGCGATGCAGGTGCGCGAGCTGCCGGGGCCGGCACCCACGGCGCTGGTGGCGAACCTTCCGTACAACGTCGCCGTGCCCGTCCTGCTCCATATGCTGGAGCACTTCCCGACGATCGAGCGCACCCTGATCATGGTCCAGGCGGAGGTCGCGGACCGGCTCGCGGCGGCGCCGGGCAACAAGGTGTACGGCGTGCCGTCGGTGAAGGCCAACTGGTACGCGCGGGTCAAGCGCGCCGGTGCCATCGGCCGTAACGTGTTCTGGCCCGCGCCGAACGTCGACTCGGGCCTCGTCTCGCTCGTCCGGCGCGCCGAACCGCTCACGACCACCGCGTCGCGGACCGAGGTCTTCGCGGTCGTGGACGCGGCCTTCGCGCAGCGCCGCAAGACGCTGCGCGCGGCGCTCGCGGGCTGGGCCGGGTCGGCGCCGGCGGCGGAGGCGGCGCTGGTCGCGGCGGGGATCTCGCCGCAGGCGCGGGGGGAGTCGCTGACGGTGGAGGAGTTCGCACGGATCGCGGAGTCGAAGGGGGCGGGGGCGTGA
- a CDS encoding 4-(cytidine 5'-diphospho)-2-C-methyl-D-erythritol kinase, with translation MSGGEAAAGVRAEGAVTVRVPAKVNVQLAVGAARPDGFHDLANVFLAVGLHDEITVTPADELRVTCAGPDAHQVPLDATNLAARAAIALAERHGIEPRVHIHIDKDIPVAGGMAGGSADGAGALLACDALWSLGSTEAELLAICAELGSDVPFSLLGGAALGVGRGERLTPLDVGGTFHWVFAVADGGLSTPAVYAEFDRLTAAADVPPPAADPALLAALSAGDATALAATLTNDLQPAALSLRPSLATTLATGTAAGALAALVSGSGPTTAFLTKDEESAAAVAEALLASGNCRTARVTSAPAAGARVIS, from the coding sequence GTGAGCGGTGGAGAGGCAGCTGCCGGGGTACGTGCCGAGGGGGCGGTGACCGTACGCGTACCGGCCAAGGTCAACGTCCAGCTGGCGGTGGGCGCCGCGCGCCCCGACGGCTTCCACGACCTCGCCAACGTCTTCCTGGCGGTCGGTCTCCACGACGAGATCACCGTGACCCCGGCCGATGAACTGCGCGTCACCTGCGCCGGCCCGGACGCGCACCAGGTCCCGCTGGACGCGACGAACCTCGCCGCGCGGGCGGCGATAGCGCTCGCGGAGCGCCACGGGATCGAGCCGCGCGTCCATATCCACATCGACAAGGACATCCCCGTCGCGGGCGGCATGGCCGGCGGTAGCGCGGACGGCGCGGGAGCACTGCTCGCCTGCGACGCGCTCTGGTCACTGGGCTCGACCGAGGCCGAACTGCTCGCCATCTGCGCCGAGTTGGGCAGCGATGTGCCGTTCAGCCTGCTGGGCGGCGCAGCGCTCGGCGTCGGGCGCGGTGAGCGGCTGACGCCCCTGGACGTCGGAGGCACGTTCCACTGGGTGTTCGCGGTCGCCGACGGGGGACTGTCGACCCCGGCGGTGTACGCAGAGTTCGACCGCCTCACCGCGGCTGCCGATGTCCCGCCCCCCGCCGCCGACCCCGCGCTGCTCGCGGCCCTGAGCGCGGGCGACGCGACGGCCCTGGCGGCCACCCTGACCAACGACCTCCAGCCCGCCGCCCTCTCCCTGCGCCCGTCCCTCGCGACGACGCTCGCCACGGGCACGGCGGCGGGGGCGCTGGCGGCCCTGGTCTCGGGCTCGGGTCCGACGACCGCGTTCCTGACGAAGGACGAGGAGTCGGCGGCGGCGGTGGCCGAGGCCCTGCTGGCATCGGGCAACTGCCGTACGGCGCGGGTCACTTCGGCGCCCGCCGCCGGAGCGCGGGTGATCTCCTGA
- a CDS encoding GNAT family N-acetyltransferase, whose translation MPVELRVDPTPAGHPALVLRPWADSDIQPLIDIYRDPLLRKWTRLHVTGVVDGARWLAVQSDGWRTGQRLSFAVLEGDLLVGNVAIKRGAVPSDCAEVGYWTAAEARGRGIASRAVGALTDWAFATLDGLSRLELLHQIDNTASCRVAEKSGYAYHQTLPARPPFPLDGHQHIREAPRPEGMTAQ comes from the coding sequence TTGCCCGTCGAACTCCGCGTCGATCCGACCCCCGCCGGGCACCCCGCCCTCGTTCTGCGCCCCTGGGCCGACAGCGACATCCAGCCGCTGATCGACATCTACCGTGACCCCCTCCTCCGCAAATGGACCCGGCTGCACGTGACCGGAGTCGTGGACGGCGCACGCTGGCTGGCGGTCCAGTCGGACGGGTGGCGCACCGGGCAGCGGCTCAGCTTCGCCGTACTGGAGGGGGACCTGCTCGTCGGCAACGTCGCGATCAAGCGGGGTGCGGTGCCGAGCGACTGTGCCGAGGTCGGGTACTGGACGGCGGCCGAGGCACGCGGCCGGGGAATCGCGTCGCGCGCCGTGGGTGCCCTGACCGACTGGGCGTTCGCCACACTCGACGGCCTCTCACGGCTCGAACTGCTCCACCAGATCGACAACACCGCCTCGTGCCGCGTCGCGGAGAAGTCCGGCTACGCCTACCACCAAACCCTCCCCGCCCGCCCACCGTTCCCCCTGGACGGCCACCAGCACATCCGCGAGGCTCCCCGGCCGGAAGGAATGACGGCTCAGTAG